GTGCGGGACAGGCGTTCTGTGCCGGCGCCGACTTCGCCGCCGGCCGAAGCCCGTTCGACACCCCGGCCGGCGGCTCCGAGTTCACCGCGTCGCCGATCGACCCCGCCGCGTTCGAGCTGCGCACCCCGGTCATCGCCGCCGTCAACGGACATGCCATCGGCATCGGGCTGACCATCGCGCTGCAAGCCGACATCCGCGTCATGGCGTTGAACGCCCAATACGCGGTCGCGCAGGTGCGACGCGGAGTCCTGCCGGACTGCATGTCGCACTGGACGCTGCCGCGCCTGGTGGGCGGGGCCGTCGCAGCCGACCTGCTGTTGACCGGCCGCACCTTCGACGGCACCGAGGCGGCGGCCATGGGGATCGCTACCCGGGCGTTGCCGGGCAACGAGGTGCTCGACCACGCGATGACGGTGGCGCGCGACATCGCGGTCAACGTCGCCCCGATGTCGGCGGCGCTGAGCAAACGCCTGCTCTGGGACACCCTCAGCT
The nucleotide sequence above comes from Mycobacterium kiyosense. Encoded proteins:
- a CDS encoding putative enoyl-CoA hydratase/isomerase; translated protein: MGADLTVAVADGVALLTLNRPERRNAYTAEMGALLNEAYRQCDDDDAVRAIVLTGAGQAFCAGADFAAGRSPFDTPAGGSEFTASPIDPAAFELRTPVIAAVNGHAIGIGLTIALQADIRVMALNAQYAVAQVRRGVLPDCMSHWTLPRLVGGAVAADLLLTGRTFDGTEAAAMGIATRALPGNEVLDHAMTVARDIAVNVAPMSAALSKRLLWDTLSYDYTPRQVADLETRLHHRLLGSADAREGVEAFLQRRAPRWSASVAREWQPVPAVGEGTLR